A single window of Collinsella aerofaciens DNA harbors:
- the polA gene encoding DNA polymerase I, which produces MSDKRRTFAVIDGNSLMHRAFHAVPPTMNAPDGRPTNAIFGFLNMFLKMIDAFNPDGVVVAFDKGKPRVRMEMLPQYKAQRPPMDPDLHAQFPMIKELLAALNVPILQSEGWEGDDILGTMARLGEQAGCDMLLVTGDRDMYQLVTEHVNVVSTRKGLSDVAIMTPESVDDLYHGITPALVPDFYGLKGDTSDNIPGVPGIGPKKASALIAQYGSLDEVIAHADEVKGKMGENLRAHIDDALLSRKVATIRTDAPVELDFEATSFPAYSADEVSAALGTLGITAMQNRFLALIGGEGGAAAASSVFEMPAMARAAAGDADALGAVAAEISRAIGAGEWVAAVVDDDKEEGALFGLTRTLWLATSKGLFALEEGDSDAAVEVEGFNFAHGVIAGVLARLFMEGRVASPDMKALLHELSPIDSSEPELMDPLAADSTRIFDTVVAAYLLDSDRSEFDEAYLADTYLQMTLPAARGAEGAGEDAPSPAARTAALMLALVAPLRDRMTRENAVNVFDGIEMPLVPVLAKMERAGMLVDPDRLHSLSEGLATQIAEVERSIRDLAGDETFNIGSPMQLSHVLFDVMGLPTKGLKKTKRGYYSTNAKVLSDLARDHEIVRLILDWREKSKIKSTYLDTLGPLRRGDGRVHTTYNQTITATGRLSSSDPNLQNIPTRSELGRTVKTAFSAGEGSIFLAVDYSQIELRLLAHLSGDEHLVRAFNEGEDFHAETAARVFGVPLSEVTPDLRSRAKAVNFGIVYGQQAYGLSQSLHISMAEARDMIDRYYEAYPGVRKFLDNVVARAKQTGYAETMYGRRRHIPELKAKNPQLRGFGERTAMNHPMQGTAADIIKIAMARVSRRLEEEGFAAHMILQVHDELDFECPIDEVERLTAMVQDAMEHVVDLRVPLIAEASTGITWADAK; this is translated from the coding sequence ATGTCTGACAAGCGCCGTACCTTTGCCGTCATCGACGGCAACTCGCTCATGCACCGCGCCTTCCACGCCGTGCCGCCCACCATGAACGCGCCGGACGGTCGTCCCACCAACGCGATCTTTGGCTTTTTGAATATGTTCCTCAAGATGATTGACGCCTTTAATCCCGACGGCGTTGTTGTGGCGTTTGACAAGGGCAAGCCGCGCGTGCGCATGGAGATGCTGCCGCAGTACAAGGCTCAGCGTCCGCCCATGGACCCCGATCTGCACGCGCAGTTTCCCATGATTAAGGAGCTGCTCGCCGCGCTCAACGTGCCGATCTTGCAGTCCGAGGGCTGGGAAGGCGATGACATCCTGGGCACTATGGCGCGCCTGGGCGAGCAAGCCGGCTGTGACATGCTGCTGGTGACCGGTGATCGCGATATGTATCAGCTCGTGACCGAGCACGTCAACGTGGTCTCGACCCGCAAGGGCCTGTCCGACGTGGCGATTATGACGCCCGAGAGCGTGGACGATCTGTATCACGGCATCACGCCGGCGCTCGTGCCCGATTTTTACGGTCTGAAGGGCGACACGTCCGATAACATCCCCGGCGTGCCGGGCATCGGCCCCAAAAAGGCGAGCGCGCTCATTGCGCAGTACGGTAGCCTGGACGAGGTCATCGCACATGCCGACGAGGTCAAGGGCAAGATGGGCGAAAACCTGCGTGCGCACATCGACGATGCCCTGTTGAGCCGCAAGGTCGCGACCATCCGCACCGATGCGCCCGTTGAGCTCGATTTTGAGGCGACGTCCTTCCCGGCGTATTCTGCCGATGAGGTTTCCGCGGCGCTGGGCACGCTTGGTATCACCGCCATGCAGAACCGTTTCTTGGCGCTGATCGGTGGCGAGGGCGGGGCTGCTGCTGCCTCCAGTGTGTTTGAGATGCCTGCGATGGCTCGCGCAGCCGCGGGCGATGCTGACGCGCTTGGTGCCGTTGCGGCTGAGATTTCCCGCGCGATTGGTGCCGGCGAGTGGGTCGCCGCCGTGGTGGACGACGACAAGGAAGAGGGCGCGCTCTTTGGGCTGACGCGCACGCTGTGGCTGGCGACGTCCAAGGGCCTGTTCGCGCTCGAGGAGGGCGACAGCGATGCGGCGGTTGAGGTTGAGGGCTTTAACTTCGCCCACGGCGTGATTGCCGGCGTGCTCGCGCGCCTGTTTATGGAGGGCCGCGTGGCGAGTCCGGACATGAAGGCGCTGCTGCACGAGCTTTCTCCTATCGATTCCTCTGAGCCCGAGCTCATGGATCCGCTCGCTGCCGATTCCACGCGTATCTTCGATACCGTGGTCGCTGCCTATCTGCTGGATTCCGATCGTTCCGAGTTTGATGAGGCGTATCTGGCCGATACCTATCTGCAGATGACGTTGCCTGCGGCGCGCGGTGCAGAGGGTGCCGGCGAGGACGCTCCGTCGCCTGCCGCCCGTACTGCGGCCCTGATGCTGGCGCTCGTGGCGCCGTTGCGCGACCGCATGACCCGCGAGAACGCCGTCAACGTGTTCGATGGCATCGAGATGCCGCTTGTGCCGGTGCTTGCCAAGATGGAGCGCGCGGGCATGCTCGTGGATCCCGATCGCCTGCACAGCCTGTCCGAGGGTCTGGCGACCCAGATTGCCGAGGTTGAGCGCAGCATTCGCGACCTGGCGGGTGACGAGACCTTTAACATTGGCAGTCCCATGCAGCTCTCGCATGTGCTGTTTGACGTTATGGGTCTTCCGACCAAGGGCCTCAAAAAGACTAAGCGCGGCTATTATTCGACCAACGCCAAGGTGTTGAGCGACCTTGCCCGCGACCACGAGATCGTGCGTCTGATCTTGGATTGGCGTGAGAAGTCCAAGATCAAGTCCACCTATCTGGACACGCTGGGCCCGCTGCGCCGTGGTGACGGTCGCGTGCACACCACGTACAACCAGACCATCACCGCAACGGGGCGTCTGTCCTCGAGCGACCCGAACCTGCAGAACATCCCGACGCGCTCGGAGCTGGGGCGTACCGTCAAGACGGCGTTCTCGGCGGGCGAGGGCAGTATATTTTTGGCCGTGGACTACTCACAGATCGAGCTGCGTCTACTGGCACATCTCTCGGGTGACGAGCACCTGGTGCGCGCCTTTAACGAGGGCGAGGACTTCCATGCCGAGACGGCGGCGCGCGTGTTTGGTGTGCCGCTGTCCGAGGTAACGCCCGATTTGCGCAGCCGCGCCAAGGCCGTGAACTTTGGCATCGTGTACGGCCAGCAGGCCTACGGTCTGTCGCAGTCGCTGCATATCTCGATGGCCGAGGCGCGCGACATGATCGACCGCTACTACGAGGCCTATCCGGGCGTGCGCAAGTTCCTCGACAACGTGGTGGCGCGTGCTAAGCAGACGGGCTACGCCGAGACCATGTACGGCCGCAGACGCCATATTCCCGAGCTCAAGGCCAAAAATCCGCAGCTTCGCGGCTTTGGCGAACGCACGGCCATGAACCACCCCATGCAGGGCACCGCAGCAGACATCATCAAGATCGCCATGGCCCGCGTAAGCCGCCGCCTGGAAGAAGAGGGCTTTGCTGCCCACATGATTCTGCAGGTACACGACGAACTGGACTTTGAGTGCCCCATCGACGAAGTCGAGCGCCTCACCGCCATGGTCCAAGACGCCATGGAGCACGTCGTAGACCTACGCGTACCGTTGATCGCCGAAGCCAGCACCGGCATAACCTGGGCCGACGCCAAATAA
- a CDS encoding aminopeptidase → MERPCAWKKYTPQQVEELEELCRGYKQFLSENKTERLCVKTGIKMAEEAGYVDLETVIAEGRALKAGDKVYAANHGKDLMLVNLGTAPLEQGFNILGAHVDSPRLDLKQNPAFEAGDMAYLDTHYYGGVKSYHWVASPLALVGVICKKDGTTVDINIGDKADDPVFTISDLLIHLSSEQMSKPAKDAVDAEILDVIVGGRPVKFDEDDKDAPKEPVKQMFLDILKEQYDVEEEDFLSAEIEVVPAGPARDMGLDRSMILGYGHDDRVCAYPSMLAQINVANVERTSITLIVDKEEIGSVGATGMTSRFFENTVAEIMTLAGEDSPLALRRALAHSRMLSSDVSAGFDPGYAGKFETKNAAFMGRGLCFNKYTGSRGKGGSNDADAEYVALVRDIMDEAGVDFQTCELGRVNAGGGGTIAYIMAKYGMNVIDSGVAVLSMHALWEVANKADIYEAYRGYKAFIERA, encoded by the coding sequence ATGGAGCGTCCCTGCGCATGGAAAAAGTACACGCCACAGCAAGTCGAGGAACTCGAGGAGCTTTGCCGCGGCTATAAGCAGTTTTTGAGTGAGAACAAGACCGAGCGCCTGTGCGTCAAGACCGGCATCAAGATGGCCGAGGAGGCGGGATACGTCGACCTGGAAACCGTGATCGCCGAGGGCCGCGCGCTCAAGGCCGGCGACAAGGTGTACGCCGCCAATCACGGCAAGGACCTCATGCTCGTCAACCTGGGCACCGCCCCGCTCGAGCAGGGCTTTAACATCTTGGGCGCCCACGTGGACTCGCCGCGCCTGGACCTTAAGCAGAACCCCGCCTTCGAGGCCGGCGACATGGCCTACCTCGACACGCACTACTACGGCGGCGTCAAGAGCTACCACTGGGTCGCTTCCCCGCTCGCACTCGTAGGCGTCATCTGCAAAAAGGACGGCACCACCGTCGACATCAACATCGGCGACAAGGCAGACGATCCGGTCTTTACCATCTCCGACCTGCTAATCCACCTCTCGAGCGAGCAGATGTCCAAGCCCGCCAAGGACGCCGTCGACGCCGAGATCCTCGACGTGATCGTGGGCGGCCGTCCCGTCAAGTTCGATGAGGACGACAAGGACGCCCCCAAGGAGCCCGTCAAGCAGATGTTCCTGGATATCCTCAAGGAGCAGTACGACGTCGAGGAGGAGGACTTCCTCTCCGCCGAGATCGAGGTCGTGCCCGCCGGCCCGGCCCGCGACATGGGCCTCGACCGCTCCATGATTCTGGGCTATGGCCACGACGACCGAGTCTGCGCCTATCCGTCCATGCTCGCCCAGATCAACGTTGCCAACGTGGAGCGCACGAGCATCACACTCATCGTCGACAAGGAGGAGATCGGTTCCGTGGGTGCCACCGGCATGACGAGCCGCTTCTTCGAGAACACCGTCGCCGAGATCATGACGCTCGCCGGCGAGGATAGCCCGCTGGCCCTGCGCCGCGCACTCGCCCACAGCCGTATGCTCTCCTCTGACGTGTCCGCCGGCTTCGACCCGGGCTACGCCGGCAAGTTCGAGACCAAGAACGCAGCCTTCATGGGTCGTGGCCTGTGCTTTAACAAGTACACGGGCAGCCGCGGCAAGGGTGGCTCCAACGACGCCGACGCCGAGTACGTGGCCCTCGTCCGCGACATCATGGACGAGGCCGGCGTGGACTTCCAGACCTGCGAGCTCGGTCGCGTCAACGCGGGCGGCGGCGGCACCATCGCCTACATCATGGCCAAGTACGGCATGAACGTCATCGACTCCGGCGTTGCCGTCCTGTCCATGCATGCCCTGTGGGAGGTCGCCAACAAGGCCGATATCTACGAGGCCTACCGCGGCTACAAGGCCTTCATCGAGCGCGCCTAA
- a CDS encoding YaaA family protein — MLQVIISPAKQMRAAQDAFEVLGIPPFVRETARLHRALLDIERNEGSGGLQALWNVSDKLLGPCLNTLHEFGTILKNGDLDNPALARHLSPAVMSYHGIQYQSMAPEVMDSAQLDWLQNHLWILSGLYGCVRPFHAVEPYRLEMGAKLAVDGARDLYAFWGDKLARAIAPAGSNATIVNLASAEYAKAVLPRLTTDVTVVTCLFGEGVRNGKPIQRSTASKKARGSMVRWMAENKLKDASELTAFDVGYRHFPELSNKNTLVFLNEQAL; from the coding sequence ATGCTGCAGGTCATCATTTCGCCCGCCAAGCAGATGCGCGCGGCCCAGGATGCTTTTGAAGTCCTGGGCATTCCACCCTTTGTGCGCGAGACAGCTCGCCTCCACCGCGCACTGCTAGATATCGAACGAAATGAAGGCAGCGGCGGCCTGCAGGCGCTATGGAACGTGAGTGACAAACTGCTGGGGCCTTGCCTCAACACCCTGCATGAGTTCGGGACCATCCTGAAAAACGGTGATCTCGACAATCCCGCACTCGCCCGTCACCTCTCCCCCGCCGTCATGTCCTACCACGGCATCCAATACCAAAGCATGGCGCCCGAGGTGATGGATTCCGCGCAGCTCGACTGGCTGCAAAACCATCTCTGGATCCTCTCGGGCCTTTACGGATGCGTACGCCCCTTTCATGCCGTTGAACCGTATCGGCTGGAGATGGGCGCGAAGCTTGCCGTCGACGGTGCCCGAGACCTCTACGCGTTTTGGGGCGACAAGCTCGCACGGGCTATCGCTCCGGCAGGCTCCAACGCAACGATCGTCAACCTCGCCAGCGCGGAATACGCCAAAGCCGTTCTGCCCCGCCTCACCACCGATGTCACGGTCGTCACATGCCTCTTTGGCGAAGGCGTCCGCAACGGCAAGCCCATCCAGCGCTCGACCGCCAGCAAAAAGGCGCGCGGCTCCATGGTGCGCTGGATGGCAGAAAACAAGCTCAAGGATGCAAGCGAGCTCACCGCGTTCGACGTAGGTTATCGACACTTTCCCGAGCTTTCAAATAAAAACACTTTGGTCTTCCTGAACGAACAGGCCTTGTAG